Proteins co-encoded in one Leptospira montravelensis genomic window:
- the clpP gene encoding ATP-dependent Clp endopeptidase proteolytic subunit ClpP, producing MSTLMPYVIEQTSRGERQYDIFSRLLKDRIIFLGSAIDETYANVISAQLLFLEAENPDRDIYLYINSPGGYVSSGLAIYDTMQLIKPEVRTLCIGQASSMAALLLAGGAKGKRSALPNSRIMLHQPYGGAGGQASDIEISAKEIIKIKDKLIDLYGRHTGKSSDQIRKDTERNFFMSADEAKEYGVIDNVIQERKQMPQA from the coding sequence ATGTCTACACTCATGCCTTATGTCATCGAACAAACAAGCCGTGGCGAACGCCAATACGATATTTTTTCGCGGCTTTTGAAGGACCGGATCATTTTTCTTGGATCTGCTATCGACGAAACCTATGCTAATGTCATTTCGGCACAGCTTTTGTTTTTAGAGGCTGAGAACCCTGACCGTGACATCTATCTCTACATCAATAGCCCTGGTGGGTATGTGAGTTCTGGCCTTGCCATTTACGATACCATGCAACTCATCAAACCTGAGGTAAGGACCCTTTGTATTGGACAGGCTTCTTCTATGGCAGCACTCCTTCTTGCGGGTGGGGCCAAAGGTAAACGTTCCGCACTTCCTAATTCTAGAATTATGTTACACCAACCTTATGGTGGAGCGGGCGGACAAGCATCCGATATCGAAATCTCTGCGAAAGAAATCATCAAGATCAAAGACAAACTCATCGATCTTTATGGAAGGCATACAGGAAAATCCTCCGACCAAATCCGTAAAGACACAGAAAGAAATTTTTTTATGAGTGCCGATGAAGCCAAAGAATACGGCGTCATTGACAACGTCATCCAAGAACGCAAACAGATGCCACAAGCTTAA
- the tig gene encoding trigger factor gives MEFTAKKNNNATCDLSIQFTAEEVRTAYSKAYKNASEKVKIPGFRPGKAPLNMVEKVLGDSVMDDAANIMLNQAMADLFDKLEHKPIRLPQFQMETFDKNTGAKAKATYDTKPEVTLPKLKKIKIQPKEIKISDADIQKELEGIQKNMARNSLKEEGEPVESADLLEINYKFKETDKEYPEQGQVGKFQMGAPQNPPGFETNLLGMKLNETKEFSFTYPDSYPQSPESAGKTIVYTVTVTAIYKVTYPEINDDFASEVDGSANLQELKEKTKKQLVEIFGNALTKRATDDAYNEIIKESKFIIPESLIYEETETVFQNFMREFGLPVSSLADYAKRLNKEEKEVRESFSKAAEKRIQTYILKQKIAEDHKIQISDEEVEAGYEKEASAQGIPAETLKKEVQKQKAETYYRDKFLFDKIDEFVYAEVEKKSPKTISTEDAEKILSGKEE, from the coding sequence ATGGAATTTACGGCAAAAAAAAATAACAACGCAACTTGTGACCTCAGCATTCAATTTACCGCTGAAGAAGTCCGCACTGCCTACTCTAAGGCTTACAAAAATGCATCTGAAAAAGTAAAAATCCCCGGGTTTCGACCTGGAAAAGCACCTCTGAATATGGTCGAAAAAGTTCTTGGGGATTCCGTAATGGATGATGCAGCCAACATTATGCTCAACCAAGCAATGGCAGATTTGTTTGATAAATTGGAACACAAACCAATTCGTCTGCCCCAATTCCAAATGGAAACCTTCGATAAAAATACAGGTGCCAAAGCCAAAGCCACTTACGACACCAAACCGGAAGTCACCTTACCTAAGTTGAAAAAGATCAAAATCCAACCAAAAGAAATTAAAATTTCTGATGCGGACATCCAAAAAGAATTAGAAGGAATTCAAAAAAACATGGCTCGTAACTCTTTGAAAGAAGAGGGAGAACCGGTAGAATCCGCAGATCTTTTGGAAATCAATTATAAGTTCAAAGAAACTGACAAAGAATACCCAGAACAAGGGCAAGTGGGCAAATTCCAAATGGGTGCTCCTCAGAACCCACCAGGTTTTGAAACGAACCTTCTTGGAATGAAATTAAACGAAACCAAAGAGTTTTCTTTTACTTACCCTGACTCTTACCCACAGTCTCCTGAGTCTGCGGGAAAAACCATTGTTTATACTGTGACTGTCACAGCGATTTATAAAGTGACTTATCCTGAAATCAATGATGACTTTGCATCCGAAGTGGATGGTTCTGCCAACTTACAAGAGTTAAAAGAAAAAACCAAAAAACAACTAGTTGAAATTTTCGGAAACGCGCTCACAAAACGTGCCACTGACGATGCTTACAATGAAATCATCAAAGAATCCAAATTCATCATTCCTGAGTCTTTGATTTACGAAGAAACAGAAACCGTATTCCAAAACTTTATGCGTGAATTTGGCCTTCCTGTATCTTCGCTTGCCGACTACGCAAAACGATTGAATAAGGAAGAAAAAGAAGTTCGCGAATCTTTCTCAAAAGCGGCTGAAAAACGCATCCAAACCTATATTTTGAAGCAGAAAATCGCGGAAGACCACAAAATCCAGATTTCTGACGAAGAAGTAGAAGCGGGTTACGAAAAAGAAGCATCTGCCCAAGGAATTCCTGCCGAAACTCTCAAAAAAGAAGTCCAAAAACAGAAGGCGGAAACCTACTACCGTGACAAATTCCTGTTTGATAAAATCGACGAGTTTGTATACGCTGAGGTAGAAAAGAAGTCGCCTAAGACTATTTCAACAGAAGATGCTGAGAAAATTCTTAGCGGGAAAGAAGAGTAA
- a CDS encoding type II toxin-antitoxin system Phd/YefM family antitoxin, translating into MIYVGVRDLKAKLSEYLDKARHGDEVIVTEHGKPIARLIKEPSKQKTTIEKMYLLAEKGIIQLPSKEKKSKSAAPLTIKSKISASEILLNDR; encoded by the coding sequence ATGATCTATGTAGGAGTGAGAGATTTAAAGGCAAAACTCAGCGAGTATCTCGATAAAGCAAGGCATGGAGACGAAGTAATAGTTACTGAACATGGCAAGCCTATTGCTAGACTAATCAAAGAACCAAGTAAACAAAAAACTACAATTGAAAAAATGTATCTTTTAGCTGAGAAAGGTATAATACAACTCCCCAGTAAAGAAAAAAAAAGTAAATCGGCTGCGCCACTTACAATAAAGTCAAAAATATCAGCATCAGAAATCTTACTTAATGACCGCTAA
- a CDS encoding type II toxin-antitoxin system VapC family toxin: MFYYLDSSVLVKKYFDEYASDTVLNIWKENRYLAISQVGYSEILATINKKQKIEKFSDKVKENIIKQFKSDWDQLVKINVDHTINSELERIHSKYLLRGFDAIHLVSAIILFNELEEKTFFLSADDNLATAAKKDGLNIGNYAWK; this comes from the coding sequence ATGTTTTATTATTTAGATTCCAGCGTTCTGGTAAAAAAATACTTTGATGAATATGCTTCAGATACTGTTTTAAATATTTGGAAGGAAAATAGATATCTAGCCATTTCACAAGTTGGATACTCGGAAATACTAGCGACTATAAATAAAAAACAAAAAATTGAAAAGTTCTCTGACAAGGTAAAAGAAAATATCATAAAGCAATTCAAATCTGATTGGGATCAACTTGTCAAAATTAACGTTGATCATACTATAAATTCGGAATTAGAAAGAATTCATTCAAAATACCTACTACGTGGTTTCGATGCTATTCATCTCGTTTCTGCAATTATCCTATTTAATGAATTAGAAGAAAAAACTTTCTTCCTTAGCGCAGACGATAATTTAGCTACTGCCGCAAAAAAAGATGGCTTAAATATTGGAAATTACGCTTGGAAATAA
- a CDS encoding arylesterase, with product MPYVIFISFFLLLTCGNSSDQTNADASLKKEANETKRIIFFGDSLTAGYGLMDFEDAWPHVLTKRIQSEGYSYQMTNAGVSGDTTSGGLGRLEWVLAEKPSIFVLELGANDMLRGISPSVTKENLRSMIRQIKSQYPNTKILLVGMYATPNMGKKYASAFNSIYPELSKEEDVPLVPFILEKVASIRKLNQKDGIHPTEAGHKLVAETVYPYLKPLIVK from the coding sequence ATGCCTTATGTAATTTTTATTAGCTTTTTTCTTTTACTCACTTGCGGAAATTCTTCTGACCAAACAAACGCAGATGCCTCTTTGAAAAAGGAAGCAAATGAAACCAAACGGATCATTTTTTTTGGTGATTCTTTGACAGCAGGTTATGGGCTTATGGATTTCGAGGACGCATGGCCCCATGTCCTAACCAAAAGAATACAATCAGAGGGATATTCCTATCAAATGACCAATGCTGGTGTTTCTGGCGATACAACGAGCGGCGGACTCGGTAGATTGGAATGGGTTCTTGCGGAAAAACCATCTATCTTTGTTTTAGAATTAGGTGCCAATGATATGCTTAGAGGAATAAGTCCAAGTGTAACCAAAGAAAACCTTCGTTCTATGATTCGGCAAATTAAATCCCAATACCCAAACACCAAGATACTGTTAGTTGGGATGTATGCTACACCCAATATGGGGAAAAAATATGCGAGTGCCTTTAATTCTATATACCCAGAACTTTCTAAAGAAGAGGATGTGCCATTAGTGCCTTTTATCTTAGAAAAAGTGGCATCCATTCGAAAACTCAATCAAAAAGATGGAATCCACCCTACGGAAGCAGGCCATAAATTAGTGGCAGAAACAGTTTATCCTTATCTGAAACCTTTGATAGTGAAATAG
- a CDS encoding OmpA family protein — protein MLKYRSVHKVLFLICFVFTLLHCNSMEKPEWTESATFQKFCGCVTIKEEKKGNNHLGSLPEGALEELGTSDYLEKLYKGLRSDFEHSGTPFEEAGGSLVGKGVELKRIEDDEKRLRELLIVIDGDVAFPSGKSTLTPKAKELIAKVGDAMDAYPETNCRIGGHTDSVGAFSMNLKLSKERSQSVKRELKLVHKIAEERFKEVDGYADLHKIVDTMLAEKKNRRTEIYVGTVRIVY, from the coding sequence ATGCTTAAATATAGATCTGTACACAAAGTTTTATTTTTGATCTGTTTCGTTTTTACCCTTTTGCATTGTAATTCAATGGAAAAACCGGAATGGACAGAGTCTGCGACCTTTCAAAAGTTCTGCGGTTGTGTCACAATCAAAGAAGAAAAAAAAGGCAACAACCACTTAGGTAGTTTGCCTGAAGGTGCTTTAGAAGAATTGGGCACATCTGATTATTTGGAAAAATTATACAAAGGTCTTAGAAGTGACTTTGAACATTCAGGAACTCCCTTTGAAGAAGCCGGAGGGAGTCTTGTTGGAAAAGGTGTCGAACTCAAACGAATTGAAGATGATGAAAAACGCCTTCGAGAACTATTAATCGTAATTGATGGAGACGTTGCCTTCCCATCAGGAAAATCGACTCTTACTCCCAAAGCAAAAGAACTGATCGCAAAAGTGGGAGATGCTATGGATGCTTATCCAGAAACAAATTGTAGGATTGGCGGACATACTGATAGTGTGGGTGCTTTTTCTATGAACCTAAAACTTAGTAAGGAACGATCACAATCCGTAAAACGAGAGTTAAAGTTAGTACATAAAATTGCAGAGGAAAGGTTTAAGGAAGTCGATGGTTATGCTGATTTACATAAAATTGTAGATACAATGCTTGCCGAAAAGAAAAACCGAAGAACAGAAATTTATGTAGGGACGGTTCGCATTGTTTACTAA
- a CDS encoding DUF1554 domain-containing protein, with product MNHYQNNRFSLILLFSLLVSVPNCSGQVSAGDTFLFGLSEQFDKLFGKETATAVCSTDVTITTKKIDLVEDGNVSASFSTTEDSGITPAPTENDWGYSSFETCIYPNSPFTGSVEIPVSISSNYGARITSTQSVPGPAAFPSKLTFTGNGLTARQCLRFTVVNDSDRSAVVDPMTVDLGKMVQKDGDGKVTSGTYSNKDACDISVSLEDDEAPGVRVSNIRVMEEPGPSATTTYGTFKVKLRTAPSANVTIPINDVFDAVNVGNREGTTNPKTLTFTPGTCPGTGNWCADQTVRVDSVDDLELDGLKSYTIELGKTTSTDSEYSGIKPRNVVVYNLDQSVPGFSVLKFSGGSTINSASTSVPAITGFATDENNQFGDKYSNFQIRLRSKPTNNVTLNFTSDCGNKCTIQTPSLVFTPSDWNTYQTFRAIGKTDSANSGNQNYTVSFTVSSSDTTYSTTVYKPSVTIRSCDNDGTHLIQPCNYSGSPLGTMGNQLSAAEGGSTQIWLITQSSPGSAVSVGLTSSDTSEGTVPASVSIDASNYNTMETGATNRIGLAHVDDAVVDLTQNWTITTATSSGGLTYDPIDIYAATTDDEKAFYVTHTGSPKEGTGNVATVHVCLGGNNPSQEVVLNISCKTYSSTEAAYNECDLINPTQITFPVNSEVEGAKASDADCATSAKRQSFTVSGKDDLFSDGDQTFDIRLVMAANTDTNYQNATSPSDHSITNEDNEPAGKKIFTTANSYKGEMGTDGVFGADLTCNNNKPTGVSGTYKALIISNSVGDSSIANHRVPNGINWVLSPNYHYYRCTGSGYNVCSDEYTNLFVADGSALFNPTSMFRDFSTTASDEFWTGMKSDLTPATQAALNPDSTACNDASLVYRQNCHGFNYETCTTNAATYFYGEVWVRNGNGSVSNASRRCDLLKKLICVEQ from the coding sequence ATGAACCATTATCAAAACAATCGATTCTCTTTGATCCTCCTCTTTTCACTTTTAGTTTCTGTCCCAAATTGTAGCGGTCAAGTTTCCGCAGGAGATACTTTCCTCTTTGGACTGAGCGAACAGTTTGATAAATTATTTGGTAAGGAAACGGCGACTGCTGTTTGTTCGACAGACGTAACGATAACGACAAAAAAAATTGATCTAGTGGAAGATGGCAATGTTTCCGCGTCATTTAGTACAACAGAAGATTCTGGAATAACTCCTGCACCTACAGAAAACGATTGGGGATATAGTAGTTTCGAAACCTGCATTTATCCTAACTCTCCCTTTACTGGATCTGTTGAAATACCAGTATCAATTTCCTCAAACTATGGCGCAAGAATCACATCCACACAGTCAGTTCCTGGGCCTGCTGCCTTTCCATCAAAACTTACGTTTACAGGGAACGGATTGACGGCAAGGCAGTGTCTGCGATTTACAGTGGTTAACGATAGTGATAGAAGCGCTGTTGTGGATCCAATGACAGTAGACTTAGGAAAAATGGTTCAAAAGGATGGGGATGGAAAAGTAACATCAGGAACTTATTCCAATAAAGATGCCTGCGATATTTCTGTATCACTAGAAGATGATGAGGCTCCAGGTGTAAGGGTTTCCAATATTCGCGTTATGGAAGAACCTGGCCCGTCGGCGACCACTACTTATGGAACTTTTAAAGTAAAACTTAGAACCGCTCCCTCAGCCAATGTAACCATTCCCATCAATGATGTTTTTGATGCAGTGAATGTTGGGAATCGAGAAGGAACTACGAATCCCAAAACATTAACTTTTACACCTGGAACTTGTCCAGGAACTGGAAATTGGTGTGCAGACCAAACGGTCAGGGTTGATTCTGTCGACGATTTAGAGTTAGATGGTTTAAAATCGTATACGATCGAACTTGGAAAAACAACGAGCACCGATTCCGAGTATAGCGGAATCAAACCTAGAAATGTAGTCGTTTACAATCTTGACCAAAGTGTTCCAGGGTTTAGTGTCCTAAAGTTTAGCGGTGGTTCCACTATCAATTCTGCAAGTACAAGCGTTCCAGCAATAACAGGTTTTGCAACAGATGAAAATAATCAATTCGGAGATAAATATTCCAACTTTCAAATTCGACTCCGATCCAAACCAACAAACAATGTTACATTAAATTTTACATCCGATTGCGGAAATAAATGTACAATCCAAACTCCTTCATTGGTGTTTACACCAAGTGATTGGAATACTTATCAAACTTTTCGTGCTATCGGAAAAACAGATTCGGCAAATTCGGGTAACCAAAATTATACGGTCTCATTTACTGTCAGTTCCTCCGACACAACCTATAGCACGACAGTTTATAAACCCAGTGTTACCATTCGATCTTGTGACAATGATGGAACACATCTCATCCAACCTTGTAATTATTCAGGTTCTCCTTTAGGAACTATGGGCAATCAACTTAGTGCTGCGGAAGGAGGATCGACTCAAATTTGGCTCATCACCCAATCCTCTCCCGGCAGTGCTGTCTCTGTTGGTCTAACGTCCAGTGACACATCAGAAGGAACAGTACCTGCAAGTGTTTCGATCGATGCTAGTAATTATAATACTATGGAAACAGGAGCCACAAACAGAATTGGTTTGGCCCATGTGGATGATGCTGTCGTTGACCTCACACAAAATTGGACAATCACAACGGCAACTTCCTCGGGAGGTTTGACATATGATCCCATTGATATTTACGCAGCTACTACCGACGATGAAAAAGCATTTTATGTTACTCATACAGGTTCACCAAAAGAAGGAACAGGCAATGTAGCCACTGTACATGTTTGTTTGGGTGGAAATAATCCATCCCAAGAAGTGGTTTTAAACATTAGCTGTAAGACCTATTCCTCTACAGAAGCTGCCTATAACGAGTGTGATTTGATCAATCCTACTCAAATCACCTTCCCCGTGAATAGCGAAGTAGAAGGAGCGAAAGCTTCTGATGCTGATTGTGCTACCTCCGCCAAAAGACAATCTTTTACAGTCAGTGGCAAGGATGATTTATTTTCCGATGGGGACCAAACCTTTGATATTCGATTAGTGATGGCTGCAAATACTGATACAAATTATCAAAATGCAACTAGCCCATCTGACCATTCTATTACGAATGAAGACAATGAACCTGCAGGTAAAAAAATATTTACAACTGCCAACTCCTATAAAGGAGAAATGGGAACAGATGGAGTTTTTGGTGCTGATCTAACATGCAATAACAATAAACCGACAGGCGTTTCAGGAACCTACAAAGCTTTAATCATTAGTAATAGTGTTGGTGATTCGTCGATTGCCAACCACCGCGTGCCTAACGGAATCAACTGGGTTCTCTCACCTAACTATCATTATTATCGCTGTACAGGTTCTGGATACAATGTTTGTAGCGATGAATATACAAACCTTTTTGTTGCAGATGGGTCTGCCTTATTCAATCCAACTTCCATGTTTCGTGATTTTTCAACCACTGCATCGGATGAATTTTGGACTGGGATGAAAAGTGACCTAACGCCAGCAACCCAAGCGGCATTAAATCCTGATTCAACGGCTTGTAATGATGCGTCTCTTGTTTATCGACAAAACTGTCATGGCTTTAATTACGAAACGTGCACAACGAATGCCGCTACCTACTTCTACGGCGAGGTATGGGTACGCAATGGCAATGGCTCCGTTTCCAATGCTTCAAGACGCTGTGATTTGCTTAAAAAACTAATTTGCGTGGAACAATAG
- a CDS encoding DUF3095 domain-containing protein — protein sequence MDDFYKNLKPSPEFQNLFYGEQPTKVPDDWFVLITDIVGSTKAIEEGRYKDVNTAGGLTAIAVANVYGHMDFPFVFGGDGVTFLLPVNLIFPIRSAIADTISQVRSAFGLEMRAGIVPVQELYRAGADLFLSKFRASAHYVQCSLFGDALSLAETWIKEGKDESYLVRENEKIFPADFTGFTCRWKDIPSERGEIVSLIVKPIHPDFDICKKTITRVLNFIRSEYGEEGDYHPLRVDNIELDSGPYLRKETLARIGKSNGIKFYLELTKVWLERTLMAIAMRFGIPIRSGHYSLNHLKDYQVLSADFRKYDGTLKMVIDGSKQNRESLVGFLNQLELEGLIRYGIFVSNRSLMTCVLKVNSSEEVHFVDGADGGFAMAAKVLKEKLKLL from the coding sequence GTGGATGATTTTTATAAAAACCTAAAACCAAGTCCTGAATTCCAAAATTTATTTTATGGTGAACAGCCCACAAAAGTTCCGGATGATTGGTTTGTATTAATTACAGATATTGTTGGATCAACAAAAGCCATTGAGGAAGGTCGTTATAAAGATGTAAATACGGCCGGTGGACTTACGGCGATAGCGGTCGCCAATGTTTACGGACATATGGATTTTCCCTTTGTATTTGGTGGCGATGGGGTAACATTTTTACTCCCCGTCAATTTAATTTTTCCCATTCGATCGGCAATTGCTGATACCATTTCTCAAGTGCGCTCCGCCTTTGGATTGGAGATGCGTGCAGGAATCGTTCCCGTACAAGAGTTGTACCGCGCCGGTGCCGATTTATTTTTAAGTAAGTTTCGTGCATCAGCACATTATGTGCAATGTTCCCTTTTTGGTGATGCCTTATCACTTGCTGAAACTTGGATCAAAGAAGGAAAAGATGAGTCTTATTTAGTGCGAGAAAATGAAAAGATTTTCCCTGCTGATTTTACTGGGTTTACCTGTCGATGGAAAGATATCCCCAGCGAAAGGGGAGAGATCGTTTCTCTCATTGTAAAACCCATTCATCCAGATTTTGATATTTGTAAAAAAACAATCACTCGTGTTTTGAATTTCATTCGATCTGAGTATGGAGAAGAAGGGGATTACCATCCTTTACGAGTTGATAATATAGAATTGGATTCGGGTCCTTATTTAAGAAAGGAAACCCTTGCCCGGATTGGAAAATCAAATGGAATTAAATTCTATTTGGAGCTAACAAAAGTATGGTTGGAGAGAACTTTGATGGCAATCGCCATGCGGTTTGGGATTCCCATTCGCTCCGGTCATTATTCTTTAAATCATTTGAAAGACTATCAAGTTCTTTCCGCTGACTTTCGCAAATATGATGGAACCTTAAAAATGGTGATAGATGGATCCAAACAGAATAGGGAGTCTCTTGTTGGTTTTTTAAATCAATTGGAATTGGAAGGTTTGATTCGGTATGGAATTTTTGTTTCCAATCGGTCGCTGATGACCTGCGTATTGAAGGTAAACTCTTCCGAAGAAGTCCATTTTGTGGACGGAGCTGACGGCGGCTTTGCGATGGCCGCCAAAGTTTTAAAAGAAAAGTTAAAGTTACTGTAG
- a CDS encoding glycoside hydrolase family 3 protein, producing MNQVLLRTSFSLFLLFGFFGSSYCFGFYLNELAANERKVWLEDKAWAITNAMSDAELVGQTIHIAIPQKTVDAIAIEEIKETKPGGIILFGKNLGKKEEILSLTNNLQAEAKANGLPPFLISTDQEGGRVFRVQDGITPYPGAMAVGQTGNTEWGETVGFVTSYELRNLGLNFLFAPVLDINNNPLNPVINTRSFGSDSKRVSDVAVAYERGARVGGCLPVIKHFPGHGDTTVDSHLGLPIINKSLEELEQLELVPFKKSIAGGAEAVMSAHIVYPKIDPQFPATLSKTILTDVLRKNLNFDGIIITDAMEMHAISKNYEKDRPGVLTILAGANIVLLTSWGETARKFKAQLSEAYKNGEFRYVDKDGKEHDKLKEAVQKQIRKKLELGIYDTNSILPTIYDENLKQKEFLANWNEERKQRYIKLNQSKNFVKEINEDSIRSYPKSFPTSGISKTETISFVKNGRLKETLQTKKIDSFPFKNFQNQIKNKTITTFVFDSTSENEVLSVVNLAKKYPNKKFVILHGGTPFIKLPELPNLNYLLSFSLTQGSWEALGEKLTSGKEIPVVDLILLPKGSKTPSRGAFPERL from the coding sequence ATGAACCAAGTTTTACTTCGCACATCTTTTTCCCTGTTTCTTCTTTTTGGATTTTTCGGCTCTTCCTATTGTTTTGGTTTTTACTTAAATGAACTCGCCGCCAACGAAAGAAAGGTTTGGTTAGAGGATAAAGCTTGGGCCATCACAAATGCTATGTCAGACGCAGAACTGGTTGGCCAAACCATTCACATTGCCATTCCTCAAAAAACAGTCGATGCAATTGCCATCGAAGAAATCAAAGAAACAAAACCAGGTGGGATCATTCTATTTGGAAAAAACTTAGGTAAAAAAGAAGAAATCCTCTCTCTAACAAACAATCTACAAGCAGAAGCAAAAGCCAATGGACTTCCTCCCTTTCTTATCTCCACAGACCAAGAAGGCGGACGTGTGTTTAGAGTCCAAGACGGGATCACACCGTACCCAGGAGCAATGGCAGTAGGCCAAACAGGAAATACCGAATGGGGAGAAACCGTTGGTTTTGTAACTTCCTATGAACTTCGTAATTTAGGTCTCAACTTTTTATTTGCCCCTGTTTTAGATATCAATAACAATCCATTAAATCCTGTGATCAACACACGTTCGTTTGGTTCTGATTCCAAACGAGTTTCAGATGTAGCTGTAGCTTATGAACGAGGAGCTCGTGTTGGTGGATGTTTGCCTGTTATCAAACATTTCCCTGGACATGGAGACACAACGGTAGATAGCCATTTAGGCCTTCCCATCATAAACAAAAGTCTGGAAGAACTAGAACAATTGGAACTGGTTCCTTTCAAAAAATCCATTGCTGGTGGAGCCGAGGCAGTGATGTCCGCACATATTGTTTATCCAAAAATTGATCCACAGTTTCCTGCAACTCTTTCCAAAACCATATTAACCGATGTTTTACGAAAGAATTTAAATTTTGATGGGATCATCATCACTGATGCTATGGAAATGCATGCTATTTCAAAAAATTACGAAAAGGATAGGCCAGGAGTTTTAACTATACTTGCCGGTGCCAATATTGTTCTTTTGACCAGTTGGGGAGAAACTGCTCGCAAATTCAAAGCGCAACTTAGCGAAGCTTATAAAAATGGAGAATTTCGTTATGTGGACAAAGACGGAAAAGAACATGATAAACTAAAAGAAGCGGTACAAAAACAAATCCGTAAAAAACTAGAACTCGGCATTTACGATACAAACTCCATCTTACCAACAATATATGATGAAAACCTAAAACAAAAAGAATTTTTAGCCAATTGGAACGAAGAAAGAAAACAAAGGTATATTAAATTAAACCAATCCAAAAACTTTGTGAAAGAAATCAACGAAGACTCCATTCGTTCTTATCCAAAATCGTTCCCAACTTCTGGAATTTCAAAAACTGAAACAATTTCCTTTGTAAAGAATGGCCGCCTAAAAGAAACTCTTCAAACTAAAAAAATCGATTCATTTCCATTCAAAAACTTCCAGAACCAAATCAAAAATAAAACTATCACAACGTTTGTATTTGATTCCACTTCAGAAAATGAAGTTCTTTCCGTGGTTAACTTAGCAAAAAAGTACCCAAATAAAAAGTTTGTGATTTTGCATGGAGGAACTCCGTTTATCAAACTTCCGGAACTTCCAAACTTAAACTATTTATTATCTTTTTCTTTGACCCAAGGATCTTGGGAGGCATTGGGAGAAAAACTCACCTCGGGGAAAGAAATCCCGGTTGTGGATTTAATTTTATTACCCAAAGGATCCAAGACTCCATCCAGAGGAGCCTTTCCTGAGAGATTATAA